One Oryza brachyantha chromosome 3, ObraRS2, whole genome shotgun sequence DNA segment encodes these proteins:
- the LOC102714814 gene encoding riboflavin biosynthesis protein PYRD, chloroplastic: MATSSLVPRAHLTPRLAASTAPPCSAPRFAVRGRRGLVAGVRCQAQASDMDGHYMRRCVELARKAAGHTSPNPMVGCVVVRDGRVVGEGFHPKAGQPHAEVFALRDAGDLAENATAYVSLEPCNHYGRTPPCTEALISAKVKDVVVGMTDPNPIVASKGIERLKSAGIDVRLCLEEESACRKLNEAYIHRMLTGKAFATLRTTLSMNGVVVNQIGSKADQPEGYYSQLLKEYDGVIISSNFAKTTTLPISREAGAKQPLYIIIAQGEDSQLNIPFLKEEHASEAVVITDSPITVEPAGVEVLALDRMSLESILQLLAQRGLCSVLVDFREAGGGIASLLNNFQEEKQVQKVVVELLPVWTVSKGPSDLAFGGNQSFPLKDVEHKEVNGCVLLEGYV, translated from the exons atggctaCCTCCTCGCTAGTCCCGCGCGCCCACCTCACTCCGCGCCTCGCGGCCTCGACGGCCCCTCCTTGCAGCGCCCCCCGCTTCGCGGTCCGGGGCCGCCGTGGCCTTGTCGCCGGCGTGCGGTGCCAGGCGCAGGCCAGCGACATGGACGGGCACTACATGCGCCGGTGCGTCGAGCTGGCGCGCAAGGCGGCCGGCCACACCAGCCCGAACCCCATGGTCGGCTGTGTCGTTGTCCGCGATGgccgcgtcgtcggcgaggGTTTCCATCCCAAAGCCGGCCAGCCGCACGCCGAG GTATTTGCCCTAAGAGATGCTGGGGATTTAGCAGAGAATGCAACAGCTTATGTGAGCTTGGAGCCTTGCAACCATTATGGGAGGACTCCTCCCTGCACCGAAGCACTCATCAGTGCAAAAGTTAAGGATGTTGTGGTGGGGATGACTGATCCAAATCCTATCGTGGCATCCAAGGGGATTGAACGGCTCAAAAGTGCCGGGATAGATGTGAGATTGTGCTTGGAGGAAGAATCGGCATGCCGCAAGCTTAACGAGGCTTACATCCATCGCATGCTTACTGGGAAGGCCTTTGCGACTTTAAG AACTACACTCTCAATGAATGGAGTTGTTGTAAATCAAATTGGGAGTAAAGCTGATCAGCCTGAAGGATACTACTCGCAGTTACTGAAAGAATACGATGGAGTCATAATTTCAAGCAATTTTGCCAAGACGACTACCTTGCCAATATCCCGTGAAGCTGGTGCGAAGCAGCCTCTTTATATCATCATAGCACAGGGCGAAGACTCCCAATTAAACATTCCGTTTCTCAAAGAAGAGCATGCTTCCGAGGCAGTAGTTATAACAGATAGTCCTATAACTGTGGAGCCAGCAGGAGTTGAAGTTCTAGCCCTAGATCGGATGAGCCTGGAGTCCATTCTTCAACTTCTTGCACAACGAGGGTTGTGTAGTGTGTTGGTTGATTTCAGGGAGGCTGGAGGAGGCATTGCATCGCTTCTCAACAACTTTCAGGAGGAGAAGCAGGTGCAGAAGGTTGTTGTGGAGCTCCTGCCTGTCTGGACGGTGAGCAAAGGGCCGAGCGACCTGGCATTTGGTGGAAACCAGTCATTTCCACTGAAGGATGTGGAGCACAAGGAGGTAAATGGATGCGTGCTGCTTGAGGGCTATGTGTAA
- the LOC102715096 gene encoding probable xyloglucan endotransglucosylase/hydrolase protein 30, whose protein sequence is MPRIKPSAASEKTSPRSWTPLLCFPALCCVLLSTMASESECAAVELPHVHLHPGGTEPLARIAVDYCPEACRHAPDDGEIHVTYDDRGGARWRSRCRFLPGGAVAATIRAPAGDTAGLNYNLYLSSLEGSRDMDEIDFEFLGHDKCAVQTNFHVAGGGGREQIHRLPFDSSDGFHHYAIAWGAEAIEWRIDGELIRRDERVAGEPWPEKPMFLYASVWDASHINDGKWTGTYHGRDAPYVCSYKDIRVPLALSLEEVEDPYQCATAGDAPAATAAADAVEKVDADVPAATTAADAVDAGDASATSAVADAVDAGDAPAAAADAVDAGDAPAATAAADAVEGVDAGAGKD, encoded by the coding sequence ATGCCGCGGATCAAGCCCAGCGCAGCGAGCGAGAAAACTTCTCCGCGCAGTTGGACTCCACTCCTCTGCTTCCCAGCTCTCTGTTGTGTCCTCTTGTCCACCATGGCGTCGGAATCCGAATGCGCTGCCGTTGAGCTGCCGCACGTGCACCTGCACCCCGGCGGCACTGAGCCGCTGGCCCGCATCGCCGTCGACTACTGCCCCGAGGCCTGCCGCCACGcacccgacgacggcgagatcCATGTCACCTACgacgaccgcggcggcgcgcgctggcgcTCCCGCTGCCGCTtcctccccggcggcgccgtcgccgccaccatccGCGCGCCTGCCGGGGACACCGCCGGCCTCAACTACAACCTCTACCTCTCCTCCCTCGAGGGCTCCCGCGACATGGACGAGATCGACTTCGAGTTCCTCGGCCACGACAAGTGCGCCGTGCAGACCAACTTccacgtcgccggcggaggcgggaggGAGCAGATCCACCGCCTCCCGTTCGACTCCTCCGACGGCTTCCACCACTACGCCATCGCCTGGGGCGCCGAGGCGATCGAGTGGCGCATTGACGGCGAGCTGATCCGGAGGGACGAGCGCGTCGCTGGCGAGCCGTGGCCGGAGAAGCCCATGTTCCTGTACGCGTCCGTGTGGGATGCCAGCCACATCAACGACGGCAAGTGGACCGGCACCTACCACGGCCGCGACGCGCCGTACGTCTGCAGCTACAAGGATATCAGGGTTCCCCTTGCGCTCTCGTTGGAAGAAGTGGAAGATCCGTACCAGTGTGCAACTGCCGGTGATGCGCctgctgccaccgccgccgccgatgctgTAGAAAAGGTGGATGCAGATGTGCCTgctgccaccaccgccgctgaTGCTGTGGATGCCGGAGATGCGTCTGCTACCTCCGCCGTCGCTGATGCTGTGGATGCCGGGGATGcgcctgctgctgccgccgatgCTGTGGATGCAGGAGATGCGCctgctgccaccgccgccgccgatgctgTGGAAGGGGTGGACGCCGGAGCTGGTAAAGATTAG